In the Spirochaetales bacterium genome, AATGACCGGACAAGACGCAGCAGGTCTTTACGCTTTACGAGAAACAGGTTGAGGGGCACATTGTCGATCGTCACTTTGGTGATATTGTCATCCGATTCATCGAGTAAACGGAGGATCTCCCTGCCGTTGAACAGTGCTATATAAGTAGGGGATGTGACGATGATATGAGAGGATGTATCGGTTGAGAGAAGCCTTATAAAATCTTCTGTTTCGTCGGCGAGTACCTCGATATAATCGATCTGGTGTTTCCATTTTGCCGAAACGGCCGTTACAATCGTTTTGAAGTTCCCGGGGATTAACAGATAAACGGTTATTGTCGATTTCAGGGCGAGATAAGAGCAGATGAAATCAAGAAAAAAGTAATTCCCCCAGAAAGGAAATATTGAGGAGGCGGTATCTTTTCTGAATCCCGGTAAATCTTGTGAAAATCCTGTCTCTATTATATAAAGTGAATAAGAACCCATCGAATATTCCCCTTTTTATCAGGAATAATATACCATTGCAAAGGAATTGTCTCAATATTATCTTCGTTTTATTGCGTATACGACCACAATACCGATATCCACCGGCAAAAGACCAGTTCATACGATTGTGATGACATAGGCTTAACCCTGATTTCTTATCGTATATGTTTTCGCTTTTACGGCCTTATTCACAATAGATACGTGTCCTTCAGGAAGCGACATCCCGAAAGCCGAACGTTTACCAAAGCATTCGTCCAGGCTTTTAAAGAAAGCTTATACATTACACGACAGATATCTGTTTCTTCGTTCGACGTGTCTGTTGCCTGTGTGAGTATCCTTTTACGTATCTCACATTACCTCTGAAACGTTACCTGTTTGAGAGAAAACAGCATCATCAGTTAAAACAAGGATACCTCATGTAATTTCAATAAACTTTACATGGTACTTTTTACCGCTTTCGGTAATGATTCTGATTGTATTTTCAAGGACATTTTCCGGAATATCCTTTGGCTCCACGAAATAAGTCTCTTTGATGACAAACAGTTTTAGATCCTCAGCGGCCACCGATAATTTAGCAAAACTTTTCGGGGTTTTCACATCCGTAACCCGTATAAAATCAAGGCTTTCAGACATATAAAGCTGTTTATTTTTCGTTATCTTGAAGACATCTTTTCCCTTTGGAATCGGCATTTCTTCAACAAGTACCCTGAACTTAATCGGATGGCCCTGCGCAATTTTGTAGATACCGAAAATCGCAAGGATGATAATAATAAGTGCCGCTAAAATAATAAGGGGAATAAGCCATGGATTGTCTTCAAAAGCATTATTGACATGGAGTGTAACCCCGAGCGGTGTTTTAAAAGTATCTTTACCGGAAAATGTAAACTCGAGCGTACCCGAATAGGTGCCGGGTTCAATTTTCTTTTTTCCGTTAATATCATTTTTTGCGTCCACCTTGATCGAGAGAAGGTCTTCACCTTCCTTTACAAGGTTTTGTGCAAAAGTACCCGGCAGTATATTGTCAAAGGTTTCGGCCGATGTCAAAAGCGAAATCTTTTCAATAACGATGTTCGGCGGTTCAGGATATTTGACGGCCAATGGTAGGGTAAGTGTTCCCTTTCCTTTGGAACTCAATACCAGCGGTTTCATTTTTTCCTGAATCACTTCGATAAAACCGAATAATTCTGCGGACTGATCGATTTCATCCGGTGTCGCCCCTTCCTTTATCGATTTTATCTGGATGTTTTCGTCATCTTCGAAAATATCGAAGCCGGTATCACCGCCGATTACAAGAACCAGGACCTTCCAGTTCGGGAATACCTCGAGTTCGGTGATATCATCCGTAAACTCGTGAACGAGTTTGCCGTCCGGCCGGAAGTATTGACTCGACGGGGGGGGTTCGTTTATGCCGTCCGTGATAACGAGAAAGCTTTTCCTTCTGTTATTATAGTAGCGTTCGTTCAATTCATCACTCAACCGGTCGAAGGCATTTCCGATGTCAGTCCACGACCCATTCGCATTGATACCGTCGATAACCCGCTTGACCGCCGCCTTGTCTTCTTCCGAATGAATTGTCCGCGCTATCGCAACTTCAGATTTTTGATAAAACGGTATCAACAAAAAATAATCATCCACTTTCAGGTAAGTATCGACGATTTTGTCCTTCAGGTATGTTTTTACTGCCTCAATTTCCTCTTCCATTGAGAGGGACTTATCAAGGGCTATAATAAGGTCGATAGGATAATCCCTTTCGTCGGAACGGTCATCCTGGGCATACAACTGCATTAAAGAACCCGCGGTTATGAGGAAAAATCCTAGTGTTATAATGAAAAAACACGCTTTTCGTATCATTATTCTATACCTCCCTCTATATACTACTAACAATGCACTATATTTAATGAAATTGGAAGTAAAAAAAATAAAAAAAATTGCTTTACATTATAAGCATTTTTCTAATAGAATAAAGGAGAATCCAAAATAAAGGAGAGATATTATGGGAGCAGTCGATTTACCCAAAAGTCCTAATGTTTTTCATCCGGAAAAGCCAAGTGCCGTCGGTTCACGTAATTCTTTGGCCCAGGAGTTTCGTGATCAGCAGGCGGAGGTTGATCTTCTTTTAAGTGAAGAAGTCGATAAGGTAATGAACCATCTTGCATCAAAACTTCCAAAAGAGGTTTTGGAGCGTGTTGATATCATGGGTGGTATAAAGGAGAAACTTTTCAATTACTTCAATCAAAATTACCAGAACATGTTCAACAGGTACCTGACGACGTCGGAAGATGAAATGGTCAAAAAGGTGCGTAATTTCGTGGATAAGGAAG is a window encoding:
- a CDS encoding VWA domain-containing protein → MIRKACFFIITLGFFLITAGSLMQLYAQDDRSDERDYPIDLIIALDKSLSMEEEIEAVKTYLKDKIVDTYLKVDDYFLLIPFYQKSEVAIARTIHSEEDKAAVKRVIDGINANGSWTDIGNAFDRLSDELNERYYNNRRKSFLVITDGINEPPPSSQYFRPDGKLVHEFTDDITELEVFPNWKVLVLVIGGDTGFDIFEDDENIQIKSIKEGATPDEIDQSAELFGFIEVIQEKMKPLVLSSKGKGTLTLPLAVKYPEPPNIVIEKISLLTSAETFDNILPGTFAQNLVKEGEDLLSIKVDAKNDINGKKKIEPGTYSGTLEFTFSGKDTFKTPLGVTLHVNNAFEDNPWLIPLIILAALIIIILAIFGIYKIAQGHPIKFRVLVEEMPIPKGKDVFKITKNKQLYMSESLDFIRVTDVKTPKSFAKLSVAAEDLKLFVIKETYFVEPKDIPENVLENTIRIITESGKKYHVKFIEIT